DNA sequence from the Salifodinibacter halophilus genome:
GTGCGCATGCGCGAAACCGTGCCCGATTCAATCCTGGAACGGGCGCGCGACATCGTACTGATCGATCTCAGCCCACGCGAGCTCATCGAGCGTCTGCATCAGGGCAAGGTATACGTGCCCGAGCAGGCACGTGCGGCGCTCGACAACTTCTTTAGCATCTCCAATATCACCGCATTGCGCGAAATGGCGTTTTCGGCGGCCGCGAATCGCGTGGATGCCGATCTGCGCCAGGCCATGCAACAGCAGGGCGAACAGGGACCATGGCCCGCCCGCGACCGACTGGTCATAGCGATCGACGGTCGGCGCAATTCAGAACAGGTGGTGCGAGCAGGCAAACGCCTTGCCGAACGATTGCAGGCGCCATGGACGGTCGTGTACGTCGATACGGGACGCGTCCGCTATGCGGCGGCACAGGAGCAGATCGACCGGGCGTTCAGCCTGGCCGAGCGCCTTGGCGGTAACACCGCCGTACTACGCGGCAACGCCATCGACAAAGAACTTGTCGCATTCGCAACCGATCAAAACGCGACCATTCTAATGCTCGGGCGCACCCGCGAACGCCTATGGGCCGGCATTCTGGGCCAGACGCTCACGCAGAAACTGCTGCGCCACAATCGCGATTTCGAAGTCATGGTTGTGGGCGGCGAAGCCGAGCCTCCGCCAGCCGCGCGCAGGCGCTGGGAGCAACTCAAAGAAGAGATGCGCCTTACAGCCGCGCGCCACTACGCGTTCGCGCTCGCAGTCGTGGCTGTATGCGTGTCCGTATCACTCGGACTTGAAAGGCTGCTGCCGCTGCCGCTCGCCAACCTGTCACTCGTGTTCCTAACCGGCGTGCTCGTGGTCGCTGCGCGCACCTCGCTAGTACCTGCATTGACGGCTTCTGCGGTCAGTTTTCTCGCCTACAATTTTTTCTTCACGGAGCCACGGCTCACGTTCGCCATGGTCCCACAAGCGGAGATCGTGACGGTCGTGTTCTTCCTGATCATGGCGGTTATCGGCGGTAACCTGGCCGATCAGCTACGACGGCAGCTAGCAGCCCTGCGTGCCACGAACGAGCAAACACGGATCATGCTCTCGCTGAGCCAAAAGCTGGCCTCGGCCCCCGATCCGGCCGCCGTACACGAGATCGCAGTCGATGCGATCGCACGCCTCCAGCATGTGCCAACTTGCTTCGTGGTCGAAGATGACACCGATAATGACCTGCACATCACCGTTTCCGAACCAGAGGGTACCCAGCTCGATGCGAAGGACCATGCCGCTGCGGGCTGGGCCCTGCGTCACCGCAAGGCCAGCGGCCACGGCACGGACACACTGACGAAAGTCCCTTGGCGGTTCATTCCACTGGTCGATGAGAACGCCAGTCATGGTGTGCTCGGGGTACGTCTGGCCGACCGACCGC
Encoded proteins:
- a CDS encoding sensor histidine kinase KdpD, which produces MPAQSDHPRPNPDALLAGMDREQRGGLKIFLGAAPGVGKTYAMLLAAREAQKEGRDIVISVVEAHGRAETEGLCADLERVPMQSVPYREREFAEFDLQATIERKPDVVLVDELAHRNIPGTRHPRRYQDIEDLLDNGIEVWTTLNVQHLESLNDSIARITGVRMRETVPDSILERARDIVLIDLSPRELIERLHQGKVYVPEQARAALDNFFSISNITALREMAFSAAANRVDADLRQAMQQQGEQGPWPARDRLVIAIDGRRNSEQVVRAGKRLAERLQAPWTVVYVDTGRVRYAAAQEQIDRAFSLAERLGGNTAVLRGNAIDKELVAFATDQNATILMLGRTRERLWAGILGQTLTQKLLRHNRDFEVMVVGGEAEPPPAARRRWEQLKEEMRLTAARHYAFALAVVAVCVSVSLGLERLLPLPLANLSLVFLTGVLVVAARTSLVPALTASAVSFLAYNFFFTEPRLTFAMVPQAEIVTVVFFLIMAVIGGNLADQLRRQLAALRATNEQTRIMLSLSQKLASAPDPAAVHEIAVDAIARLQHVPTCFVVEDDTDNDLHITVSEPEGTQLDAKDHAAAGWALRHRKASGHGTDTLTKVPWRFIPLVDENASHGVLGVRLADRPLGAGGEELRMLDALVHPITLALARTALNANLEQARVAEETERLRSALLSSVSHDLRTPLSSIIGAASTLRDCETELTADNRRELIGSVVEEGQRLNRYIGNLLDMTRLGHGGMKLQRDWVALGDLVAAALRRTHDLFSSVNITRSIPTDLPLLYVHPALIEQVLVNVLENAARFSPLDGEVRIAARQDNEDLLVEITDQGCGIPPQDRTRIFDMFTSGEGSDTERHGSGLGLAICHGMVGAHGGVIEAQEGPGGLGTTIAIRLPLFDPPETLDDTVNNDDA